A region from the Terriglobia bacterium genome encodes:
- a CDS encoding NTP transferase domain-containing protein, producing the protein MKAVILAGGKGARLAPYTTIFPKPLVPIGERPILEIIVRQLVRQGICDIVLSVGHLGELIEAYFQNGHRSIPGLNLSYARESRPLGTAGPLARIAGLNDTFLVMNGDVLTTLDYRSLCDFHRSSGAALTLAMHRKEVRIDLGVLETNESNELVAYREKPLYTFDVSMGVYVYEPRVLGYLTKDEYLDFPDLVLRLLGCGEKVVGFHSEDFWFDIGRREDYELAQQEFEERADAFALA; encoded by the coding sequence ATGAAGGCGGTGATACTCGCCGGAGGGAAGGGCGCCCGGCTCGCCCCTTACACGACTATCTTCCCCAAGCCGCTGGTGCCGATTGGGGAGCGGCCGATTTTGGAGATTATCGTCCGCCAACTTGTGCGGCAGGGAATCTGTGACATTGTCTTGTCTGTCGGACACCTGGGCGAGCTGATCGAAGCGTACTTCCAGAATGGACACCGCAGCATCCCGGGGCTGAACTTGAGTTACGCACGCGAATCCCGGCCCCTTGGGACCGCAGGTCCACTCGCCCGCATCGCCGGACTCAATGACACGTTCCTGGTGATGAACGGGGACGTGCTCACCACGCTGGACTACCGGTCGCTGTGTGACTTCCACCGGTCGTCGGGGGCCGCACTCACCCTTGCCATGCATCGCAAGGAGGTGCGCATCGATCTGGGAGTGCTGGAGACCAACGAGAGCAACGAACTGGTCGCGTATCGCGAGAAGCCGCTTTACACCTTTGATGTCAGCATGGGTGTCTACGTCTATGAACCGCGTGTGCTCGGCTACCTCACGAAAGATGAATACCTCGACTTCCCGGATCTGGTGCTCCGGCTCCTGGGCTGCGGAGAAAAAGTGGTCGGGTTCCATTCCGAGGATTTCTGGTTCGATATCGGTCGCCGGGAGGATTATGAGCTTGCCCAGCAAGAATTTGAGGAGCGAGCCGACGCCTTCGCCCTCGCCTGA
- a CDS encoding spore coat protein, giving the protein MTLTLGFLQARMGSMRLPGKVLFHIAGKSIMERAIERLRAARSLDGVVVLTTNRDEDEVVAEEAHRLGVESYRGPGFDVLARFRQAAGIFLPDVIVRATSDNPLIDIGSVNRIVRMLVEEGLDYCMERTLPVGAATEAITRPALEEVDRLGCMPHHREHVTTYVKEHLDLFRTAFPDPPEALRLPDLRITVDTPADFVFVERLIRAIPEGGSPIPLETYIIELTAGITAR; this is encoded by the coding sequence ATGACGCTCACTCTCGGCTTTCTTCAGGCTCGCATGGGCAGTATGCGTTTGCCCGGCAAAGTGCTGTTTCACATTGCAGGCAAATCCATCATGGAACGTGCGATCGAGAGGTTGCGCGCTGCCCGCTCGCTCGACGGCGTGGTGGTTCTCACCACGAACCGCGATGAAGACGAGGTTGTGGCTGAGGAAGCACACCGGCTGGGAGTGGAAAGCTATCGCGGGCCCGGTTTCGACGTCCTGGCCCGGTTCCGGCAGGCTGCCGGCATTTTCCTTCCGGATGTCATCGTGCGCGCGACGTCAGACAACCCGCTGATCGACATCGGCTCGGTGAACCGCATCGTCCGGATGCTTGTTGAGGAAGGTCTCGACTATTGCATGGAGAGGACCTTGCCGGTTGGTGCCGCGACCGAAGCCATCACGCGTCCCGCTCTCGAAGAAGTGGACCGGCTCGGTTGCATGCCCCATCACCGCGAGCATGTCACGACCTATGTCAAAGAGCATCTCGATCTCTTTCGGACGGCATTCCCGGACCCACCGGAGGCGTTGAGGCTACCGGATCTGCGCATTACTGTCGACACGCCGGCCGACTTCGTTTTCGTGGAAAGGCTCATCCGCGCCATTCCCGAAGGCGGCTCCCCGATTCCTCTGGAAACGTACATAATAGAGCTTACCGCCGGGATTACTGCGCGCTGA
- a CDS encoding DegT/DnrJ/EryC1/StrS family aminotransferase: protein MPSKNLRSEPTPSPSPEWRVPLCAPSFAETEVREAAAVLRSGWWTYGPVARSLEREFADFIGVSHAIAVSSGTAALHLAFAALGLERGDEVLTPSLNFVAAANCLWHAGGVPCFVDVDSPEQPLTSPENLSRAITPRTRGICVMHYGGYPCSMDAVMSLARRHGLWVVEDAAHAPGASWRDTRCGAWGDVGCFSFFGNKNLTCGEGGMVTTASDRMAQRIKALRSHGMSSLTWDRHLGHQFSYDVSEAGFNFRMDDLRAAILRVQLSALPELNRRREMRVGWYRELLEQDSRWVIPFTSHPGKSSHHLFTIVLAEGVERARVMESLRAGGIQSSIHYPPVHQFSFYRKLSLSRSDLRVTESLGRRLLSLPLYPDMTREQVEWVVGSLRAAVG from the coding sequence TTGCCCAGCAAGAATTTGAGGAGCGAGCCGACGCCTTCGCCCTCGCCTGAGTGGCGCGTGCCCCTCTGTGCGCCCAGCTTTGCGGAGACGGAAGTCCGGGAAGCAGCTGCGGTGCTGCGCTCAGGATGGTGGACCTACGGACCGGTTGCGCGCAGCCTGGAGAGGGAGTTTGCCGATTTCATCGGCGTGTCACACGCCATTGCGGTCTCCAGCGGCACCGCGGCACTCCATCTTGCGTTTGCCGCCCTCGGGCTCGAGCGGGGCGATGAGGTTCTCACGCCTTCCTTGAACTTTGTGGCGGCCGCCAACTGCCTGTGGCACGCAGGCGGCGTTCCGTGCTTCGTGGACGTGGATTCGCCCGAGCAGCCGTTGACTTCCCCCGAGAATCTATCGCGCGCAATTACTCCTCGCACCCGGGGCATCTGCGTGATGCACTACGGCGGCTACCCGTGCTCCATGGATGCTGTGATGAGCCTGGCACGGCGTCACGGTCTCTGGGTGGTGGAAGATGCGGCCCATGCTCCCGGGGCAAGCTGGCGCGATACCCGCTGCGGTGCTTGGGGGGACGTGGGCTGCTTCAGTTTTTTTGGAAACAAGAATCTCACCTGTGGTGAGGGGGGGATGGTAACAACCGCAAGCGACCGGATGGCACAAAGGATCAAAGCGCTCCGCTCGCACGGCATGAGCTCTCTGACCTGGGATCGCCACCTCGGGCACCAGTTTTCCTATGACGTGTCGGAAGCGGGTTTCAACTTTCGCATGGACGATTTGCGCGCTGCGATTCTCAGGGTGCAACTGTCGGCGCTGCCAGAGCTGAACCGCCGCAGGGAAATGCGTGTCGGGTGGTACCGTGAGCTGTTGGAGCAGGACTCGCGCTGGGTCATCCCCTTCACGAGCCACCCGGGAAAATCGTCCCATCATCTGTTCACCATTGTGCTGGCCGAGGGCGTGGAACGCGCTCGAGTCATGGAAAGCCTCAGAGCCGGCGGAATTCAATCGAGCATTCACTATCCTCCCGTGCACCAGTTCAGCTTCTATCGCAAGCTTTCATTGTCCCGATCCGATTTGAGAGTTACCGAATCGCTGGGCCGGCGGCTCCTGAGCCTGCCGCTATATCCGGATATGACCAGGGAACAAGTCGAATGGGTCGTCGGGAGCCTGCGCGCGGCGGTAGGCTAG